The following proteins are encoded in a genomic region of Sorangiineae bacterium MSr12523:
- a CDS encoding MBL fold metallo-hydrolase, whose translation MCLGHESHPGNELVPSRYALRIGEIDVMVISDGAMPIAANILGTNVEPDARDAVLRDKFLPDPIDWGLNIIVVRSAGRTILVDSGVGSEMPDATRAGRLALRLEGAGIDPASVTDVVATHIHMDHIGGLIDQRLRSRLRPDLRVHVSGTDVEFFAAPDFSHNTFGGIQDVIRSSARKFLDAYRSELRTFDKEHEVAPGVVVTRTGGHTPGHSIVRVASGGERLTFAADALVPVGIECPEWQNAFDHEPEDATRVRVRLLREAAATGELFMASHLSFPSLGRVAVAGDAFRYVPAIWAY comes from the coding sequence ATGTGCTTGGGCCACGAATCACACCCCGGTAACGAGTTGGTCCCGTCGCGCTATGCGCTGCGGATCGGTGAGATCGACGTGATGGTGATCAGCGATGGGGCGATGCCGATAGCCGCCAACATCTTGGGCACCAACGTCGAGCCGGACGCTCGGGACGCCGTGCTGCGCGACAAATTCTTGCCGGACCCCATCGATTGGGGGCTGAACATCATCGTCGTGCGTAGCGCCGGCCGAACCATACTCGTCGACTCTGGGGTCGGGTCGGAGATGCCGGACGCCACGCGGGCCGGGCGGTTGGCCCTGCGGCTGGAGGGCGCCGGCATCGATCCCGCGTCGGTGACCGACGTGGTGGCTACCCACATCCACATGGACCATATTGGCGGGCTGATCGACCAGCGACTGAGGAGTCGGCTTCGTCCGGACCTGCGGGTCCACGTGTCGGGCACCGACGTGGAATTCTTTGCGGCGCCCGATTTCTCCCACAACACGTTTGGCGGGATTCAGGACGTAATTCGGTCGAGCGCCCGGAAATTCTTGGACGCGTACCGAAGCGAGCTGCGGACGTTCGACAAGGAGCACGAGGTGGCGCCGGGGGTCGTCGTAACTCGAACCGGTGGCCACACCCCCGGGCACAGCATCGTCCGTGTGGCGTCTGGCGGCGAGCGGCTGACGTTCGCCGCCGATGCCCTGGTCCCGGTCGGGATCGAGTGCCCCGAGTGGCAGAACGCCTTCGACCATGAACCCGAGGACGCTACCCGCGTCCGGGTTCGTCTCTTGCGGGAGGCTGCGGCGACCGGTGAGCTGTTCATGGCCAGTCACCTATCGTTCCCATCCCTCGGCCGCGTGGCGGTTGCCGGCGACGCTTTTCGTTATGTACCGGCCATCTGGGCGTACTGA
- a CDS encoding response regulator has product MAPPELPAVRILIVDDDKAICEYMQTLLERDGFQVKTLSDPSSVEEEVRQGGYHLIVLDLMMPKLDGIEVLRRIRKLDSDIAVVIFTGFPNLETAVASMKLDAVDYLKKPFNVDEFREVLGRVMRKKGLARTPEEQLHRVIGDTIRNLRKEKDLTLKQMSRRTGLSVSLLSQIERAESSASISSLYKIAIALESRIQDLFGEF; this is encoded by the coding sequence ATGGCACCCCCCGAGCTTCCCGCCGTACGCATTCTCATCGTCGACGACGACAAGGCCATCTGCGAATACATGCAGACGCTCCTTGAGCGAGATGGCTTCCAAGTCAAAACCCTAAGTGACCCCTCCAGTGTCGAGGAGGAGGTTCGTCAAGGTGGCTACCACCTGATCGTGCTCGACCTGATGATGCCGAAACTCGATGGCATCGAGGTACTCCGCCGCATTCGCAAACTGGATAGCGACATCGCCGTCGTGATCTTCACTGGCTTCCCGAACCTCGAGACCGCCGTGGCCTCGATGAAGCTCGACGCCGTCGACTACTTGAAGAAGCCGTTCAACGTGGACGAGTTCCGCGAGGTCCTCGGCCGCGTGATGCGCAAGAAGGGTCTTGCCCGCACCCCCGAGGAGCAACTGCACCGGGTCATCGGCGACACGATCCGCAATCTGCGCAAGGAAAAAGATCTGACCTTGAAGCAGATGTCCCGCCGCACCGGCCTCAGCGTCTCCCTCCTGTCCCAAATCGAGCGCGCCGAATCCTCCGCATCGATCTCGTCCCTCTACAAGATCGCCATCGCGCTCGAATCGCGCATCCAAGATCTCTTCGGCGAATTCTGA
- the ureG gene encoding urease accessory protein UreG: protein MHDPHEHSHGSHTHSHEHGEHGHTHEHWDGPGLFRDRTANEGPRKRTRSFAERAFTVGIGGPVGSGKTALVLQLCLRLRDQMRLGVVTNDIFTREDAEFLERHRALPSRQIRAVETGGCPHAAIREDISPNLDALTQLMQDITPELLIVESGGDNLAAQYSRELVDYTIYVIDVAGGDKVPRKGGPGITQSDLLIINKIDLAPHVGASLEVMARDANRMRQGGPVVFTRCNQGEGIDEVIAHLLRARAEALADGAKPEP, encoded by the coding sequence ATGCACGATCCCCATGAGCACTCGCACGGCAGCCATACCCATAGCCACGAACACGGCGAGCACGGGCACACGCACGAGCATTGGGACGGCCCGGGTCTCTTCCGCGACCGCACGGCAAACGAGGGCCCGCGCAAGCGAACGCGCTCGTTCGCCGAGCGCGCCTTCACCGTGGGCATCGGCGGCCCTGTCGGAAGCGGCAAGACGGCGCTCGTGCTGCAACTTTGTTTGCGTCTGCGCGACCAGATGCGGCTCGGTGTGGTGACGAACGATATTTTCACGCGTGAGGACGCCGAGTTCCTCGAGCGCCACCGCGCGCTACCCAGCCGGCAAATCCGGGCGGTGGAAACCGGCGGCTGCCCGCACGCGGCCATCCGCGAGGACATCAGTCCGAACCTGGATGCGCTGACGCAGTTGATGCAGGACATCACACCCGAGCTGCTCATCGTGGAAAGTGGCGGCGACAATCTGGCCGCCCAGTACAGCCGCGAGCTGGTCGACTACACGATCTACGTCATCGACGTGGCCGGAGGCGACAAGGTGCCCCGCAAAGGCGGCCCAGGCATCACGCAGAGCGATTTGCTCATCATCAACAAGATTGATCTGGCGCCGCACGTGGGCGCGAGCCTGGAGGTAATGGCTCGCGATGCCAATCGGATGCGCCAGGGCGGACCGGTGGTCTTCACGCGCTGCAACCAAGGTGAAGGCATCGACGAGGTTATCGCTCACCTCCTCCGCGCCCGCGCCGAAGCTCTCGCCGATGGCGCCAAACCCGAGCCTTGA
- a CDS encoding urease accessory protein UreF, translating to MTSPWLVWQLADSAFPAGGFAHSGGLEATWQLGAVRDFEAYLDPSLWQTGSLALPFVRAACAGRDLVELDALSDATLSNHVANRASRAQGRAFWATARDVFDENDAVRALAERLRGHSMRLSMHYAPVFGVTLGALGLDAREACSVYLHTALRGILSAAVRLGIVGPLEAQRLQAARADLLERVLASCADLQPEDAAQTFPLADACSALHDGLYARLFQS from the coding sequence ATGACGTCGCCATGGCTCGTATGGCAGCTCGCCGATAGCGCATTTCCCGCGGGCGGCTTCGCGCACTCCGGCGGGCTCGAGGCCACATGGCAGCTCGGCGCCGTGCGCGATTTCGAGGCGTACCTCGACCCGAGCCTGTGGCAAACGGGAAGCCTCGCCCTGCCCTTCGTGCGGGCGGCGTGCGCGGGGCGGGACCTGGTGGAGCTGGACGCACTGTCCGACGCGACATTGAGCAACCACGTGGCCAACCGCGCGAGTCGGGCGCAAGGGCGCGCGTTCTGGGCCACCGCGCGCGACGTCTTCGACGAGAACGACGCGGTGCGGGCACTCGCGGAACGGCTGCGGGGCCACTCGATGCGTCTTTCCATGCACTACGCCCCCGTGTTCGGCGTGACCCTGGGTGCATTGGGGCTCGACGCACGGGAGGCGTGCTCCGTGTACCTGCACACCGCGTTGCGCGGTATTCTGTCCGCGGCGGTGCGCCTGGGCATCGTCGGGCCGCTGGAGGCACAGCGCCTTCAGGCTGCGCGGGCGGATCTGCTCGAGCGCGTCCTCGCATCGTGCGCGGACCTCCAGCCCGAGGACGCGGCGCAAACCTTCCCCCTAGCCGACGCATGCTCGGCCTTGCACGACGGGCTTTACGCCCGCCTTTTCCAATCGTGA
- the ureC gene encoding urease subunit alpha, protein MSRLDRRAYAAMYGPTTGDRVALGDTGLVIEVERDFAVYGDECKFGGGKVLRDEMGQMAGIGDSEALDVVITNALVVDYTGIFKADIGIKHGRIVGIGKAGNPRVMAGVSDNMLVGVTTDAIAGEGLILTAGGIDTHIHFICPQQADEAIASGVTTMVGGGTGPTTGTNATTCSPGVRNIEMMLRACDALPVNIGLTGKGNTSQPEGLVDQIRAGAIGLKLHEDWGTTPPAIDCCLGVAEAEDVQVTIHTDTLNESGYVDDSIAAFRGRTIHTYHTEGAGGGHAPDILRVAGEPNVLPSSTNPTRPFTVNTLDEHLDMLMVCHHLDRRIPEDVAFAESRIRGETIAAEDVLHDLGALSMMASDSQAMGRVGEVICRTWQTAAKMKGERGRLSGESGANDNLRARRYIAKYTINPAIAHGMAREIGSVEIGKWADLVLWRPAFFGVKPELVLKGGFVAWSQMGDPNASIPTPQPSYMRPMFGAMGRAVGASSLTFVSQRALAEGGLGKLGLRKRAVAVERCRGLGKRDMVLNDALPAMRVDPETYEVFADGVLLTAKPAKVVPLGRLYSLF, encoded by the coding sequence ATGAGCCGCCTCGATCGACGTGCCTACGCCGCGATGTATGGTCCAACCACCGGAGATCGCGTGGCGCTCGGCGACACGGGTCTCGTCATCGAAGTCGAGCGCGACTTCGCCGTCTACGGCGACGAGTGCAAGTTCGGCGGCGGCAAGGTCTTGCGCGACGAGATGGGCCAGATGGCCGGCATCGGTGACTCCGAGGCGCTGGACGTGGTCATCACGAACGCGCTCGTGGTGGACTACACGGGCATCTTCAAAGCGGACATCGGCATCAAGCATGGCCGCATCGTCGGCATTGGCAAAGCGGGCAACCCGCGCGTGATGGCCGGCGTGAGCGACAACATGCTGGTCGGCGTGACGACCGACGCCATCGCCGGCGAAGGGCTCATTCTCACGGCCGGCGGCATCGACACGCACATCCATTTCATCTGCCCGCAGCAGGCCGACGAGGCCATCGCCAGCGGCGTGACCACGATGGTGGGCGGCGGCACCGGCCCCACCACGGGCACGAACGCGACCACGTGCTCGCCCGGCGTGCGCAACATCGAGATGATGCTGCGCGCGTGCGATGCGCTTCCCGTGAACATCGGGCTCACGGGCAAAGGCAACACGTCCCAGCCGGAAGGCTTGGTGGATCAGATTCGCGCCGGCGCCATCGGGCTCAAGCTGCACGAGGACTGGGGCACCACGCCGCCGGCCATCGATTGCTGCCTCGGTGTGGCCGAAGCCGAAGACGTGCAGGTGACCATCCACACCGACACGTTGAATGAGTCGGGCTACGTGGACGATTCCATCGCCGCCTTCCGGGGCCGCACGATCCACACGTACCACACCGAGGGCGCCGGCGGCGGGCACGCGCCCGACATCCTGCGCGTCGCCGGGGAGCCGAACGTGCTCCCCAGCTCGACGAACCCGACGCGCCCATTCACGGTGAACACGCTCGACGAGCACCTCGACATGCTCATGGTCTGCCATCACCTGGACCGGCGCATCCCGGAGGACGTCGCCTTTGCCGAGAGCCGCATCCGAGGCGAGACCATTGCCGCCGAGGACGTGCTGCACGACTTGGGCGCACTCAGCATGATGGCCAGCGACAGCCAGGCCATGGGGCGGGTGGGCGAGGTCATTTGCCGCACGTGGCAGACCGCCGCAAAGATGAAGGGCGAGCGGGGTCGGCTGTCCGGGGAAAGCGGCGCGAACGACAATCTGCGCGCACGGCGTTACATCGCGAAGTACACGATCAACCCGGCCATCGCGCACGGAATGGCCCGCGAGATTGGCTCCGTCGAAATCGGCAAATGGGCCGACCTGGTGCTGTGGCGGCCGGCTTTTTTCGGCGTGAAGCCCGAGCTGGTGCTCAAGGGTGGCTTCGTGGCGTGGTCGCAGATGGGCGATCCCAATGCGTCCATCCCGACGCCGCAGCCTTCGTACATGCGGCCGATGTTCGGGGCGATGGGCCGCGCGGTGGGCGCCTCGTCGTTGACCTTCGTGTCGCAGCGCGCGCTCGCGGAGGGCGGGCTCGGCAAACTAGGGCTGCGCAAGCGCGCCGTGGCCGTGGAGCGGTGCCGCGGTCTCGGCAAGCGCGACATGGTGCTCAACGATGCGCTGCCGGCGATGCGGGTCGATCCCGAGACGTACGAGGTCTTCGCCGACGGTGTTCTCCTCACGGCGAAACCCGCGAAGGTCGTTCCGCTGGGGCGGTTGTACTCGCTCTTTTGA
- a CDS encoding urease accessory protein UreD: MDEDRAGRGRVVAAFRGGKNVLERAYAESPLRLLLPKTPYASNAKGPTAAWVCVTSLGGGLVRGDALRLAIDVEEGSTLLLTTQASTKAYRGSTRQVLHARVEGTLVALPDPVACFAGSTYESEVVVTLGAAGTLVLVDAFTSGRAAYGERWAFERLASRIHVDRGEPLLRDATVLDARHGPIAARFGRVDAYATVVAIGARAADVMAAMLAPRERTNVLYAPSKLARGDGVVARVAAERTEDVLREIRVRLGNIAEMCGVDPYASRH; encoded by the coding sequence ATGGATGAAGATCGCGCGGGTCGAGGTCGGGTGGTCGCGGCATTCCGCGGCGGAAAAAATGTGCTCGAGCGCGCGTACGCGGAGAGTCCCCTGCGGCTTTTGTTGCCCAAGACGCCGTACGCGTCCAACGCGAAGGGCCCTACGGCGGCCTGGGTTTGCGTGACGAGCCTCGGCGGAGGCCTGGTGCGCGGCGATGCGCTGCGGCTCGCCATCGACGTCGAAGAGGGCTCCACCTTGCTCCTGACGACGCAGGCCTCCACCAAGGCGTACCGCGGAAGCACGCGGCAGGTGCTGCACGCTCGTGTGGAGGGAACCTTGGTGGCGCTGCCCGATCCCGTCGCGTGCTTCGCAGGCTCCACGTACGAGTCGGAGGTGGTGGTCACCTTGGGCGCGGCCGGTACTTTGGTGCTGGTGGATGCCTTCACCTCGGGCCGGGCAGCCTACGGTGAGCGGTGGGCATTCGAGCGGTTGGCAAGTCGCATCCACGTAGACCGCGGCGAGCCCCTGCTACGCGATGCAACCGTGCTCGATGCGCGGCATGGCCCGATTGCCGCACGCTTCGGCCGGGTCGATGCGTACGCCACCGTGGTCGCCATCGGCGCGCGAGCCGCGGATGTGATGGCCGCCATGCTCGCACCGCGGGAGCGGACCAACGTGCTCTACGCACCGTCGAAGCTGGCGCGCGGCGACGGCGTCGTGGCCCGCGTGGCCGCGGAGCGCACGGAGGATGTGCTGCGTGAAATCCGTGTCCGCCTCGGAAACATTGCCGAAATGTGCGGTGTGGATCCCTATGCTTCCAGGCACTAG
- a CDS encoding SDR family NAD(P)-dependent oxidoreductase, producing the protein MAQRRPLAIVTGASKGIGYELAKQFATNGFDLVVCADHEDIHTAAMEFAQLTHRVHAVQADLAEYDGVETLYASAQKFGPVDALAVNAGFGVAGDFARETALRDELRMIQLNVVSTVHLTKRIVRDMVARGKGRILITASIAGSMPTPLEAVYGATKAFDLSFAASLRHELKDTGVSVTAMVPGPTDTNFAHRAGLDDTKVAEESKKNHPADVAKQGFEALMDGKDRVFAATSRGTKLQAVAQRFVPEAIKAEQHRKMSEPGSARR; encoded by the coding sequence ATGGCGCAACGCAGGCCGCTTGCGATCGTGACCGGTGCCTCGAAGGGCATCGGGTACGAGCTCGCGAAGCAATTTGCTACGAACGGATTCGACCTCGTCGTGTGCGCGGATCACGAGGACATCCACACCGCTGCGATGGAATTCGCCCAGCTCACGCATCGGGTGCACGCCGTGCAGGCGGACTTGGCGGAGTACGACGGGGTCGAGACCCTCTATGCCTCGGCGCAGAAGTTCGGGCCGGTGGATGCCCTCGCGGTCAACGCCGGCTTCGGCGTCGCGGGCGACTTCGCACGCGAGACCGCTTTGCGCGACGAATTGCGCATGATTCAGCTCAACGTGGTCTCGACCGTCCACCTCACGAAGCGCATCGTGAGGGACATGGTCGCGCGCGGCAAAGGGCGCATCCTCATCACGGCATCCATCGCGGGCTCGATGCCCACGCCGCTCGAAGCGGTGTACGGTGCCACGAAAGCGTTCGATCTCTCCTTCGCAGCCTCGCTCCGTCACGAATTGAAGGACACCGGCGTGAGCGTCACCGCCATGGTACCGGGACCGACGGACACGAACTTCGCCCATCGGGCGGGGCTCGATGACACGAAGGTGGCAGAAGAGAGCAAGAAGAACCACCCCGCGGACGTCGCCAAGCAAGGCTTCGAAGCGCTCATGGATGGCAAGGACCGCGTGTTCGCGGCGACCAGCCGGGGCACCAAGCTTCAAGCCGTCGCGCAACGCTTCGTTCCGGAGGCCATCAAGGCCGAGCAGCATCGCAAAATGTCGGAGCCAGGATCCGCCAGGAGGTAA
- a CDS encoding SDR family oxidoreductase, giving the protein MRDPKTAGKKPPFREEEQDAPARESVMRTKPDFGEESYKGHGRLEGRVALVTGADSGIGRAVALAFAREGADVAVSYWKEHDDARETARVVEAAGKRAVLLPGDLASADECRRVVDETVKAFGRIDVLVNNAAFQGETVESFEDLDTERIERTFRTNILAMFHIVKHALPHMKAGATIINTASIQAYLPSGPILDYASTKGAIITFTKGLAQEVIKKGIRANAVAPGPVWTPLIVQSFEGEKIAKFGGNSPMERPAQPAELAPAFVFLACDESRYVNGEVLGVTGGKPLA; this is encoded by the coding sequence ATGCGGGATCCGAAGACGGCGGGGAAGAAGCCGCCCTTTCGGGAAGAGGAGCAGGACGCGCCGGCGAGAGAGTCGGTGATGCGGACCAAGCCGGACTTCGGCGAGGAAAGCTACAAGGGCCATGGCCGGCTCGAAGGACGCGTGGCGCTCGTTACGGGCGCAGACAGCGGCATCGGCCGAGCCGTCGCGCTGGCGTTTGCGCGCGAAGGCGCCGACGTCGCGGTGAGCTATTGGAAGGAGCACGACGATGCACGCGAGACCGCGCGGGTCGTCGAGGCCGCGGGCAAGCGGGCAGTGCTGCTGCCCGGTGACCTTGCCAGCGCGGACGAATGCCGGCGGGTCGTCGACGAGACGGTGAAAGCCTTCGGGCGCATCGACGTGCTCGTCAACAATGCGGCCTTCCAAGGCGAAACGGTGGAGTCCTTCGAGGACCTCGACACCGAGCGAATCGAACGGACCTTCCGCACGAACATCCTGGCGATGTTCCACATCGTGAAGCACGCCCTGCCGCACATGAAGGCGGGCGCCACGATCATCAACACCGCCTCGATCCAGGCATACCTGCCGAGCGGGCCCATTTTGGACTACGCCTCGACGAAGGGCGCGATCATCACCTTCACCAAGGGCCTCGCGCAGGAGGTCATCAAGAAGGGCATCCGCGCGAACGCCGTCGCGCCGGGGCCGGTGTGGACGCCCCTCATCGTGCAGTCGTTCGAAGGGGAAAAGATCGCCAAGTTCGGCGGAAACTCGCCCATGGAGCGACCGGCCCAGCCTGCGGAGCTTGCGCCGGCGTTCGTCTTTTTGGCGTGCGATGAGTCGCGTTACGTCAATGGCGAGGTCCTCGGCGTCACGGGTGGCAAGCCTCTCGCATAG
- a CDS encoding MATE family efflux transporter gives MFTSLFKRYRLKRWVAHVRRLLARAGRPSSTTAAAQVSARARTRAELFKLAWPIVIAMSAETMLGLVDTKLVGGLGPAALGGVGLATMMMYVGYSLVFGAMRAVKVQTAHAVGEGRPQDGIRYAQAGILMAVGIGVALFILGRDISWLLRALGVDHELIAPARDFFSAVTYGSVGVTVLVALYQHRQATGDTRTPMIVGIVANIFNGFFAYGLIYGHWGLPALGVRGAGFATATSEYLECAMLGALLLRDMKRCPPSTLRLREACRGVWDLGMPTAIHFGAETLAFTTFTAVLGTLASAEIASHQVAMATIRTSFLPGVAIAEAASILVGRSLGEKRLDEADRATWAALQLAIGFMAVCGVLFAVFGGALAHGFSTDPEVIRITRNLLLVAAVFQVLDAVNIVLRGALRGAKDVRVTAIIGVTVVWTCVPTAAYVLGKLAGLGALGGWLGFIGETTFSATLFWLRYWRGPWRQGYVPPSANTGGASLAQAENARLHAA, from the coding sequence ATGTTTACTTCGCTTTTCAAACGCTATCGATTGAAACGATGGGTCGCTCACGTGCGCCGGCTCCTGGCGCGCGCGGGGCGACCTTCTTCCACGACCGCAGCCGCCCAGGTAAGCGCCAGAGCACGCACGCGTGCGGAACTGTTCAAGCTTGCCTGGCCCATCGTCATCGCGATGAGCGCCGAGACCATGCTCGGACTCGTCGACACGAAGCTCGTCGGCGGGCTCGGGCCTGCAGCACTGGGCGGCGTCGGCCTGGCCACGATGATGATGTACGTTGGCTACTCGCTCGTTTTCGGAGCGATGCGCGCGGTCAAAGTGCAGACCGCGCACGCCGTGGGAGAAGGCCGTCCACAAGACGGAATACGCTACGCGCAGGCCGGCATCTTGATGGCCGTCGGCATCGGCGTGGCGCTGTTCATCTTGGGGCGCGACATTTCATGGCTTCTGCGGGCGCTCGGCGTCGACCACGAGCTCATTGCCCCGGCACGGGATTTCTTCTCGGCCGTGACCTACGGCTCCGTGGGCGTCACGGTGTTGGTGGCCCTGTACCAGCACCGCCAAGCGACAGGCGACACGCGTACGCCGATGATCGTGGGCATCGTGGCCAACATCTTCAACGGCTTCTTCGCGTACGGGCTCATTTACGGGCACTGGGGCCTTCCGGCCCTGGGCGTGCGCGGAGCGGGTTTCGCCACGGCCACGTCGGAGTACCTGGAGTGCGCCATGCTGGGCGCTCTGCTCCTGCGGGACATGAAGCGCTGTCCCCCGAGCACCCTGCGCCTGCGCGAAGCCTGTCGCGGGGTGTGGGATCTGGGAATGCCCACGGCCATCCACTTCGGCGCCGAGACGCTCGCCTTCACGACGTTCACGGCGGTGTTGGGGACCTTGGCCAGCGCCGAGATCGCCTCCCACCAGGTTGCCATGGCAACGATCCGGACCTCGTTTCTTCCGGGCGTGGCCATCGCCGAGGCGGCGAGCATCTTGGTGGGGCGCTCTCTGGGTGAGAAGCGCCTCGACGAGGCGGACCGCGCCACCTGGGCGGCTTTGCAGCTCGCCATCGGCTTCATGGCCGTTTGCGGGGTGCTCTTCGCGGTCTTCGGTGGGGCACTGGCCCACGGGTTCTCGACGGACCCCGAGGTGATCCGCATCACACGCAACCTGCTCCTGGTGGCCGCCGTCTTCCAGGTGCTCGATGCGGTCAACATCGTCCTTCGCGGCGCCTTGCGCGGTGCCAAGGACGTGCGGGTGACCGCGATCATCGGCGTCACGGTGGTGTGGACCTGCGTTCCGACCGCGGCCTACGTGCTCGGGAAGCTTGCCGGGCTCGGCGCCTTGGGCGGGTGGCTCGGGTTCATCGGCGAGACCACGTTCTCGGCGACCCTGTTCTGGCTTCGCTACTGGCGGGGCCCCTGGCGCCAAGGTTACGTGCCGCCGAGCGCCAACACCGGCGGAGCGAGCCTGGCCCAGGCCGAGAACGCCAGGCTGCACGCCGCCTAG
- a CDS encoding dienelactone hydrolase family protein, translating to MTTRVEFAAKNGETVKGDLALPEGSAKAPAVVVLQEWWGVNDHIRSIATRLAQAGFLAIAPDLYDGEEVPLTNEARASERMTKLDWGRAVTQIAAAVAYAKAHPRSTGKVGVTGFCMGGALSFVSSTQIEGLSAVVPFYGIPPKADYAKVTAPILTHVAKHDQWVTPEKAEAVKRELESHGKSIELHVYDADHAFFNDTRANVYSAENAKLAWDRTIAFLKKHLA from the coding sequence ATGACCACACGCGTTGAATTTGCAGCGAAGAATGGCGAAACCGTAAAGGGCGACCTCGCCCTACCCGAGGGAAGCGCAAAAGCTCCGGCGGTGGTCGTTCTGCAGGAGTGGTGGGGCGTGAACGATCACATCCGCTCGATTGCCACGCGCCTCGCTCAAGCGGGATTCCTTGCCATCGCGCCGGATTTGTACGACGGCGAAGAGGTGCCGCTCACCAACGAAGCGCGCGCGTCGGAGAGAATGACCAAGCTCGATTGGGGACGCGCGGTCACGCAGATCGCCGCCGCCGTCGCCTACGCGAAGGCGCACCCGCGTTCGACGGGCAAGGTGGGCGTGACGGGATTCTGCATGGGCGGCGCACTCTCTTTCGTTTCGTCGACGCAGATCGAGGGACTCTCCGCCGTGGTGCCCTTTTATGGCATCCCGCCCAAGGCCGATTACGCCAAGGTCACGGCTCCGATCCTCACGCACGTGGCCAAACACGATCAATGGGTCACGCCGGAGAAGGCCGAGGCGGTGAAGCGCGAGCTCGAGTCACACGGCAAATCGATCGAGCTTCACGTGTATGACGCCGATCATGCGTTCTTCAATGACACCCGCGCCAATGTTTACTCGGCGGAAAACGCAAAGCTTGCGTGGGATCGCACGATTGCGTTTTTGAAAAAGCATCTCGCGTAA
- a CDS encoding cupredoxin domain-containing protein, translated as MRMLLVGACVSSMIWCSIGCSKSDEAQVPAGGELKVEANEKGFTPSAISVKKGAPSHLVFTRTSEHTCATEVVFPDLGINKELPLNKPVSIDIPADQDKTLTFACGMNMYKGQVVVK; from the coding sequence ATGAGGATGCTTCTCGTCGGTGCGTGCGTGTCGAGCATGATCTGGTGCAGCATCGGATGCAGCAAGTCGGATGAGGCGCAGGTGCCCGCCGGCGGCGAGCTGAAGGTGGAGGCCAACGAAAAGGGCTTCACGCCCAGCGCGATCTCCGTCAAGAAAGGCGCCCCCTCGCACCTGGTATTCACCCGCACGAGCGAACACACGTGCGCCACCGAGGTGGTGTTCCCCGATTTGGGCATCAACAAAGAGCTGCCCTTGAACAAGCCGGTGTCGATCGACATCCCCGCCGATCAGGACAAAACGCTGACGTTTGCCTGCGGCATGAACATGTACAAGGGCCAGGTCGTCGTTAAGTAA